ACGTCGCCGGCGACATGGCGCAGTCGATGCTGCGGTTCGCCCAGCAGAACGGCGGGGTGTGGGACCGGTGGCTCCACCTCGGGGCGCCGACGCACGTGATGACGGGTGACCCCTCGGCTGCGACGCTCGCCACCTGGTACGCGATGGGGGTCCGGAACTTCGACGTGCGAGCCGCCTACGCCTCACTGAAGCACCAGGCGACCGTCGAGAACGCCGACGCCGAGAGCGACATCGGGTGCCCGGGCCAGTGTCTGGCGCAACGGCCGGCGCTCGACGAGTACCTGCAGCGGCAGTACGCGGCGAACGACGACTGCTCGTGCTGGGGTGGCGCTGCCGAGACCCTCGAGGACTCGATCTCCGACAGTGCGCTCGGGTACTGGGCCTCGTCGCTGGGGCTGCGCTCGGACGCCCGGATGTTCGCGGAGCGCGGGACCTACTGGAAGAACACGTTCAACCCGGCCGTCGGGTACCAGGCGGCTCGCCAGGCCGACGGATCGTGGCCGAACTGGTCGCCCTCGACCGGCACCGGGTTCGCGCAGGGGACGAGTGCGCAGTACACGTGGCTCGTGCCGCAGGACGTGCACGGGCTGTCGACCGCGCTGGGCGGAGACGATGCCGCTGCGGCTCGCCTGGACGCCTTCTTCCACGACAGCTCCGGCGCGTTCGCGGTGACCGGTGGTGACCCCACGAAGTTCGACCCGACCAACGAGCCCGACATCCACACGCCGTGGATGTACAACGCGCTCGGCAAGCCGTGGAAGACGCAGGAGACCGTGCGTCGGGTCGTCGACGACGCCTACACGACCGGGCCGAGCGGGCTGCCGGGCAACGATGACCTCGGCACGATGAGCGCCTGGTACGTCTTCGCGTCGATCGGGTTGTTCCCGCAGACGCCGGGGCGGGCGGAGATGCTCATCGGCAGCCCGACGTTCAGCACGGTCGACATCCGGCGGTCGAGCGGGGAGCGGATCGTCGTCCGGTCCTCCGGCACGGAGCCGTATGTCCGCGGTGCACGCCTGGACGGCCGGACGCTCGAGAAGTCCTGGGTGCCGGCGTCGTTCGTGACCCGCGGTGGGACGCTGTCGCTGCGGGTCGGGGCCACGGCGGACACGTCCTGGGCGAGCGGGGTGCGGGGACGGCCGGTCGACCGGTAGGCGCCGCGGCGATCAGCGGAGCGGCCGCCCGGCACCCCAGACGCGGCGGACCTCGAACGACGGCGACAACGCCACGAGGTCGGCGGCGTACCCCGGTGCGAGCCGACCCAGCCGGTCGCCGAGCCCCAGCGCCGCCGCCGGCACGCTGGTCAGCGCCGCCACGGCGTCCGGCAGCGTCTGTCCCGCGAGGGTCACCGCGTTCCGCAGCGCGACGTCCTGGGTCAGGGTCGACCCCGCGATGGTGTCCGTCCCCGTGACGTGCGCGATCCCGTCCGTCACGGTCACGGCGAGGGAACCGAGCGTGTACGAGCCGTCGACCGCACCGGCAGCGCCCATGGCGTCGGTGATGAGGGCGACACGGCCCGGTGCCGCACGCAGCAGCATCGACGCCACGGACGGGTGCACGTGCACGCCGTCGAGGATGAGCTCGAGCGTCACGCGGTCGTCGGCCACGGCGGCCGCGATCGGCCCGGGAGCCCGGTGGTGGATGCCCGGCATGGCGTTGAACGCGTGCGTGAGCAGGGTCGCGCCGGCGTCGAACGCTGCCCGGGCCTGGTCGTACGTGCCGACCGTGTGGCCGACGGCGACGGTGACGCCCGCGGCGACGAACCGTTCGGTCGCGTCGAGGGCGCCGGCGAGCTCCGGCGCGATGGTGACCTGGCGCACGACGTCCTCGCCGGCCTCGAGCAGGTCCGCGACCGGACCGGGCGCCGGGTCGACCAGGAACGACTCGTTGTGGGCACCCTTGTTGTGCGGGGAGAGGAAGGGGCCCTCGAGGTGGACGCCGAGCACGAGCGGGTCGTCGGCCATCACCGTGCGGATGCGGTCGAGCGAGGCGGTCAGCGCGGGCACCGGGTTCGCGACGAGGGACAGGACCGAGCGGGTCGTGCCGTGCGAGCGGTGGACCTCGAGCGCGGCTGCGATCGAGTCGTCCTCGTACGCGGTGCCGCCGCCGCCGTGGCCGTGCAGGTCGATGAAGCCGGGCGTCAGGACGGCGTCGCCGAGGTCCACGACCTCGTGCACCGAGGTCGCCGCCGGTGCCTCGGGGCCGGCACCGACCGCGTGGATCGTGTCACCGACGACGAGGACCCAGCCGTCCGCGGTGGAGCCGGCCGCGTCGACCACGTGGGCCGAGCGGATCAGGGTGCGCCGCGCCTCCTGGCCGCCGGAGCCGCCGACGTTCACCGGGTCTCCTTGCGGAACTGCACCACTCCCGACAGGGCTGCCACGAGGATGAAGACCAGCCCCACCACCGGGTGCCCGATCGAGATCCAGCACCCGCCGGCCGCGATCACGAGGGCGACCTCGACGATGGTCTTGCCGACGATGTCCGTCTCGATCGGCGACGCTTGCGACCGGAACAGGTACCAGACCACCGCGGCGAACACCGGCGCGCCGATCATGAACAGGATGCCGGGCATCGGGAACGGCCACGCGATGTAGCCCCAGTACGCCAACGAGACCAGGCCGAAGGCGCACACCAGGATGCGGAGCACCGTCCAGCCGTCGAGCCTCCGGGGGCGGATGGCGTGCGGGTCCGGGGTGTCGCCCCAATCGACGGGGGACTGCGGTGCTGACATGCGGTGCCTACTTGAAGATAATGGTGCGGGCGCCGTCGAGGAGGACACGGTCCTCGGCGATCCAGCGCACCGCCTGGGTGAGCGTGCGGGACTCTTCGTCCTGGCCGATCGAGACCAGCTCGGCGGGGTCCTTCGTGTGGTCCACGCGGACGACGTTCTGCTCGATGATCGGGCCCTCGTCGAGGTCGCTCGTCACGAAGTGCGCCGTGGCACCGATGAGCTTGACCCCGCGGGCGTGCGCCTGCCGGTAGGGGTTGGCGCCCTTGAAGCCCGGCAGGAACGAGTGGTGGATGTTCACCGCGCGACCCTCGAGTGCGGCGCACAGCTCCGGCGAGAGGATCTGCATGTACCGGGCGAGGACGACGAGCTCGATGTCGTGCTCCTCGACCGCCTGCAGCACCCGGCGCTCCATCTCCTGCTTGCTCGCGGCGTCCGTCACCGGCCGGTGCTCGAACGGCACGGAGTAGAACGACGCGAGCTCGGAGAGGTCCGCGTGGTTCGAGAGCACGAGCGGCACCTCGATCGGGAGCTGTCCGCCGCGCTGCCGGTACAGCAGGTCGTTCAGG
The sequence above is a segment of the Curtobacterium sp. BH-2-1-1 genome. Coding sequences within it:
- the nagA gene encoding N-acetylglucosamine-6-phosphate deacetylase; the protein is MNVGGSGGQEARRTLIRSAHVVDAAGSTADGWVLVVGDTIHAVGAGPEAPAATSVHEVVDLGDAVLTPGFIDLHGHGGGGTAYEDDSIAAALEVHRSHGTTRSVLSLVANPVPALTASLDRIRTVMADDPLVLGVHLEGPFLSPHNKGAHNESFLVDPAPGPVADLLEAGEDVVRQVTIAPELAGALDATERFVAAGVTVAVGHTVGTYDQARAAFDAGATLLTHAFNAMPGIHHRAPGPIAAAVADDRVTLELILDGVHVHPSVASMLLRAAPGRVALITDAMGAAGAVDGSYTLGSLAVTVTDGIAHVTGTDTIAGSTLTQDVALRNAVTLAGQTLPDAVAALTSVPAAALGLGDRLGRLAPGYAADLVALSPSFEVRRVWGAGRPLR
- a CDS encoding YrdB family protein, yielding MSAPQSPVDWGDTPDPHAIRPRRLDGWTVLRILVCAFGLVSLAYWGYIAWPFPMPGILFMIGAPVFAAVVWYLFRSQASPIETDIVGKTIVEVALVIAAGGCWISIGHPVVGLVFILVAALSGVVQFRKETR
- the purU gene encoding formyltetrahydrofolate deformylase — its product is MTDPTAPSEQTPTHWTLTLVCDDQPGIVHAVSGAVVAASGNITESQQFSSVDTNTFFMRLQVMAPVDRSTFETALAPVAERYDARVQLDVVGRPLRTLVLVSKAGHCLNDLLYRQRGGQLPIEVPLVLSNHADLSELASFYSVPFEHRPVTDAASKQEMERRVLQAVEEHDIELVVLARYMQILSPELCAALEGRAVNIHHSFLPGFKGANPYRQAHARGVKLIGATAHFVTSDLDEGPIIEQNVVRVDHTKDPAELVSIGQDEESRTLTQAVRWIAEDRVLLDGARTIIFK